Proteins from one Catenulispora sp. GP43 genomic window:
- a CDS encoding DUF6183 family protein: MADQIERTIRLLRDLGRTTDAEPGKVIRWVRAESERRCADGDSAYLGDLGVALLQCHQAEPRAWQYLHTFDHLFKLLAGVCGNGDLSQALRLIAASRAAGHDIDRLAAALLVAEGPRTALAAAIEGAGDDGETFRACLVHELILREGSLARRPQIAEWASSAALRRHPLGWLPLELAGFEAGWDQGPPCIGAADREIRIAPGERPAWPATDVSTEAAADALAAAVMNWADDSNGEIEARVFDLGEAVTPENIPEALAGLGLACLEAGQVPFRLAVFAVEAYAAWWILFHAALDGSAYGRGRHGAYSRLYAWRSLAALAGAEQDASPQQVWATAQECAWFGFDAESPWYTHVFWDIGLVAVRPDGESLAVLAATDTD, encoded by the coding sequence GTGGCGGATCAGATCGAGCGAACCATCCGGTTGCTGCGCGACCTCGGGCGCACCACCGACGCCGAACCGGGGAAGGTCATCCGCTGGGTCCGTGCCGAGTCGGAGCGGCGATGCGCCGACGGCGACAGCGCGTACCTCGGCGACCTCGGCGTCGCGCTGCTTCAGTGCCACCAGGCCGAACCTCGGGCCTGGCAGTACCTGCACACCTTCGACCACCTGTTCAAGCTGCTCGCCGGCGTCTGCGGCAACGGCGACCTGTCCCAGGCGCTCCGGCTGATCGCGGCCAGCCGGGCCGCCGGCCACGACATCGACCGGCTCGCCGCGGCCCTGCTGGTCGCCGAGGGCCCGCGCACGGCCCTGGCGGCGGCGATCGAGGGGGCCGGGGACGACGGCGAAACGTTCCGCGCGTGCCTGGTGCACGAACTCATCCTCCGGGAGGGCTCACTCGCCCGGCGGCCGCAGATCGCTGAGTGGGCGTCCTCGGCGGCGCTGCGGCGGCATCCGCTCGGCTGGCTGCCGCTGGAACTGGCCGGGTTCGAAGCCGGCTGGGACCAGGGGCCGCCGTGCATCGGCGCGGCGGACCGCGAGATCAGGATCGCGCCGGGGGAGCGTCCGGCGTGGCCCGCGACCGACGTGAGCACCGAGGCGGCGGCGGACGCGCTGGCCGCGGCCGTCATGAACTGGGCCGACGACTCCAACGGCGAGATCGAGGCCAGGGTGTTCGACCTCGGCGAAGCCGTCACCCCGGAGAACATCCCGGAGGCCCTGGCCGGGCTCGGCCTGGCGTGCCTGGAAGCCGGCCAGGTCCCGTTCCGGCTGGCCGTGTTCGCCGTCGAGGCGTACGCGGCGTGGTGGATCCTGTTCCACGCGGCCTTGGACGGCAGCGCCTACGGCCGGGGCCGGCACGGCGCCTACAGCCGGCTGTACGCGTGGCGCTCGCTGGCCGCGCTGGCCGGGGCGGAGCAGGACGCGAGCCCCCAGCAGGTGTGGGCCACGGCGCAGGAGTGCGCCTGGTTCGGCTTCGACGCCGAATCGCCCTGGTACACGCACGTCTTCTGGGACATCGGCTTGGTCGCGGTCCGTCCCGACGGGGAGAGCCTGGCCGTGCTCGCCGCGACCGACACCGATTGA
- a CDS encoding permease, whose amino-acid sequence MGAITHALKITGTMTWEITWALILGFTLSAIIQAVVHKSTIGRLLGDDRPRTLAVASALGAASSSCSYAAVALARSLFRKGADFTAATAFAIASTNLVLELGVILWLLMGWQFTAAEFIGGPVMIVVLALLFRRFLKPALTRQAREQADRGIAGSMEGHAAMDMAVPGDGPFLRRLLSRAGFTSVSHVFVMEWAAILRDLVIGLFIAGAIAAWVPDSFWEHFFLTGHPVLSGLWGPLIGPVVAVISFVCSIGNVPLALVLWKGGISFGGVTSFIFADLLILPILNIYKKYYGKRMAWFMLWTFFIAMAGAGYVVELLFNAFGWIPERGGTTVMSQGVTWNYTTWLNIVFLLLALVLVVRFVRTGGTAMMRMMGGGPAEHESMEHSGH is encoded by the coding sequence ATGGGTGCGATCACACATGCGTTGAAAATCACGGGAACCATGACCTGGGAGATCACCTGGGCCCTGATCCTGGGCTTCACACTCTCGGCGATCATCCAGGCGGTGGTGCACAAGTCGACGATCGGGCGGCTGCTCGGCGACGACCGGCCGCGGACGCTGGCGGTGGCCTCGGCGCTGGGGGCGGCCTCGTCCTCGTGCTCCTACGCGGCGGTGGCGCTGGCGCGCTCGTTGTTCCGCAAGGGGGCGGACTTCACCGCCGCGACGGCGTTCGCGATCGCCTCCACCAACCTGGTGCTGGAGCTCGGCGTGATCCTGTGGCTGCTGATGGGCTGGCAGTTCACCGCCGCGGAGTTCATCGGCGGCCCGGTCATGATCGTGGTGCTGGCGCTGCTGTTCCGGCGGTTCCTGAAGCCGGCCCTGACGCGCCAGGCGCGCGAGCAGGCCGACCGCGGGATCGCGGGGTCCATGGAGGGGCACGCGGCGATGGACATGGCGGTGCCCGGGGACGGCCCGTTCCTGCGGCGGCTGCTCTCGCGCGCCGGGTTCACCTCGGTGTCGCACGTGTTCGTGATGGAGTGGGCCGCGATCCTGCGGGACCTGGTGATCGGGCTGTTCATCGCCGGGGCCATCGCGGCCTGGGTGCCGGACTCGTTCTGGGAGCACTTCTTCCTGACCGGGCACCCGGTCCTGAGCGGGCTGTGGGGCCCGCTGATCGGGCCGGTGGTGGCGGTGATCAGCTTCGTGTGCTCGATCGGGAACGTGCCGCTCGCGCTGGTGCTGTGGAAGGGCGGGATCAGCTTCGGCGGCGTGACGTCGTTCATCTTCGCGGACCTGCTGATCCTGCCGATCCTGAACATCTACAAGAAGTACTACGGCAAGCGGATGGCCTGGTTCATGCTGTGGACCTTCTTCATCGCGATGGCCGGCGCCGGATACGTGGTGGAACTGCTGTTCAACGCCTTCGGCTGGATCCCGGAGCGCGGCGGGACGACGGTGATGAGCCAGGGCGTGACGTGGAACTACACCACGTGGCTGAACATCGTGTTCCTGCTGCTGGCGCTCGTGCTGGTGGTGCGGTTCGTGCGCACCGGCGGGACGGCGATGATGCGGATGATGGGCGGCGGGCCCGCAGAGCATGAATCCATGGAACACAGCGGACACTAG
- a CDS encoding lactonase family protein codes for MVDSANSYLLVGGYGAGVHCLRYDADGALSPVSSVDIADPSYVAYDSTRGVLTAVVEQEPAGRVASARFTVADGGADVRDQTDSGGSAPCHLALHPDGTTLFVANYMSGTVAVFALDADGRVTGSEPTQVIQHSGSGPRADRQEGPHAHQVVVSPSGRWVLAVDLGTDAVYVYSYESESGRLSAQSHVKLPGGSGPRHLAFHGSGNYFYLLNEVSWTVAVCSWDESTGVGEAGPEVPSRAAADRAASDRAWCAAIRVSADDRFVYASNRIDDTIAVFSVVADGAGLEPVEVVPAGGSWPRDIVLSPDGTLLFSANQQSDSITVFRVDAESGRLTPVGTPYAVKTPASLLPICV; via the coding sequence ATGGTCGACTCTGCGAACTCGTATCTCCTCGTCGGCGGCTACGGCGCGGGCGTGCACTGCCTGCGCTACGACGCCGACGGCGCCCTGTCCCCGGTGTCGTCGGTGGACATCGCCGACCCCTCCTACGTCGCCTACGACAGCACGCGCGGCGTCCTGACAGCGGTGGTCGAGCAGGAGCCGGCCGGCCGGGTGGCCTCCGCGCGCTTCACCGTCGCCGACGGCGGCGCCGACGTGCGCGATCAGACCGACAGCGGCGGCTCGGCACCCTGCCACCTGGCGCTGCACCCCGACGGGACCACGCTGTTCGTCGCCAACTACATGTCCGGGACGGTCGCGGTCTTCGCCCTGGACGCCGACGGCCGGGTCACCGGCAGCGAGCCCACGCAGGTGATCCAGCACTCCGGCTCCGGTCCGCGCGCCGACCGGCAGGAGGGCCCGCACGCGCACCAGGTGGTGGTCTCGCCCTCGGGACGCTGGGTGCTGGCCGTGGACCTCGGGACGGACGCGGTGTACGTGTACTCCTACGAATCCGAGTCCGGCCGGCTGTCGGCGCAGAGCCACGTGAAGCTGCCCGGCGGCTCGGGCCCGCGCCACCTGGCCTTCCACGGCTCGGGGAACTACTTCTACCTGCTGAACGAGGTCTCCTGGACCGTCGCGGTGTGCTCGTGGGACGAGTCCACCGGCGTCGGCGAGGCCGGTCCGGAGGTCCCGAGCCGGGCCGCGGCCGACCGGGCGGCGTCCGACCGCGCCTGGTGCGCGGCGATCCGGGTGTCGGCCGACGACCGTTTCGTGTACGCCTCCAACCGCATCGACGACACGATCGCGGTCTTCTCGGTCGTCGCGGACGGCGCCGGCCTGGAGCCGGTCGAGGTCGTGCCGGCCGGCGGTTCGTGGCCGCGGGACATCGTGCTGTCCCCGGACGGCACACTGCTGTTCAGCGCGAACCAGCAGTCGGATTCGATCACGGTGTTCCGGGTCGACGCCGAGAGCGGGCGGCTGACGCCGGTCGGGACGCCTTACGCGGTCAAGACCCCGGCGTCGCTCCTGCCGATCTGTGTCTGA